GAAACGCCGTATGGGGTTGACTACTCTTCGGGGGATTACGGAAAGAGTAATGGTCAAATTGTGAAAACCTACGGAGTAGAAGATGGCAAATCTAGGCTCCACACGTACAACCACGCCGGGGATTCGAAATCACTCCAACCAAATGGATATCCGTCGTTTTACAAGCCGAATCTTGTAATAACTTCAGACAATCAGATGCCTGTTTACaacgaataaattttttttttactttaatTAAAAAATTCCTCACAAAATGACTTTTGATTCAAGCTCATGCTTCTCCTTGGATAGAAATATCCCGTCTACCAACTTGTTAGCCTGTATGGGTCGGCAAGGGCTCTAGCAAACCTCTGAATCCGAAATTCGAATTAATCCCGAGATCATCCAAATATCAATATATTCTATGACTCCTTCCTCATGGGTACGGAGAGTACTCTGCATACTCCTGAGAAAGATCATCGAATTAAATGCGAAAAGTTCTATGGACACTAAGAGTAGGTCGCAGCTTCAACcaggatttttttttgattcatttactcatttcagaaaaatttccgAGAATTTCAGTGATAGTCATCCAGGGAAATATTTCTTATTATATCCTTTGTTAAATCAGTGTATATCCTATATTAAAAAACCAAGATACATGGAAATAATCATATTTGTgaagaaaatcattgaaatagttgagtattcaactcaatgcagTCATACACATACGGGTTTGTACTTACCAAATGCACACATTTTCCTGTCAGACGTATAAGTATTTTCTATTCGTCAATAGGATGGAGAAATTCCAATATTCTGCCGTATTTCCTGCAAATTCAATACACTTCCAGCAAGAAGTTATCATTTGGTAATTTTAAAAATTATCGAATCATTGTTTAAACTGAAACCACAGATTAATAAAATAATCTGTGGCAACGATTACAGAGCACCTTGTAGTCTGTGAGGTAGGAATCTATGGTGTAAGATGTCGTCTATGCTCATTTCCGTCCGGTCTAAGCTACGTCCTACTGTCAGTGTCCACAGAATATTCATATTTTCGTATATCTTTTTTTCTATGATCATTTAATTAACACAGAATTACATATAGATTCATAAATCAAAATATCATCATTAGAGTGCTATTCTATGGAATAAATAAACGTCATGATTTTTGAACGGTCAAATTCATTTTCCGACTATGAGAAATTAGATTTTCGTTTTTGAGACTGAACGAATAATTCGTGAATTGTTGAAATTCACAACGAAACATATATATTATTGTAAATGGTTGCTCTACTTTCTGATAACATAACAAATaaattggaatatttttttcgaaaaaaatattggtCCCTTTCAATGAATGTGAACCCCTCCGATCTACTTCCAACCCAGCCAAACCACACTTATGGATCGAAACTCAGTAAGTTCCCCGTGATCTGTATTATCACAATCGGctctaataattttttttctaaaagaaTGCGTTCTGTCCCATATTAACCGAACTCAACAGTATCCGCAATATTTCGCTCTCAtactgaaaaacattttcaGCCCCCTTTGGATTGTTCAAGAATGTCTTATTATGTTTCGTTGTTCTTGGAGGGTTGTATAGTAAgtattcgatttttttaatgaactaTCGATACTAATTTCTCGCATTCAGTAATAGTAGATAAAGTAACGGACGAACACACGATGAAAATAGAGAGAAAATCCATGGAAAAAGATGAATGCGAAGATGTTGAAGATCATTTAGGGCATAAAAAATTCAGTGAGAATATGTTAAATGTTGAAAGGGAGGCTTTAAGTGCTAATGCTCTTAGTTCGATCAAAAGCGATGTCGCAAGTTTGAAAAGCCAGGTTATGAATCTATGGCAAGTATATTGAATAAActagtattttttttataacccaTATTTACAGGAATAATATGAATGGCGTACCATCAACATGCGAGATACCTGAAATTGAGAATAAAATTCGGCATGCTATACTAGAGAGCGATGTAGTTGATAGTAAAATAAAGAAAGCCCTAGATACATACGATGCTGATAAGTTAGCCTTATATGGTAAGAATTTTCCTAATCACTTGGGATATAGGTATACTCAATTCTTTCTGGCTACACTTCTAGCCTATACTTTTCGTGAAACGCCCTGTAGGCGAGCGATATGAATACCCGATTTTTTCCAGATTATGCGGCTGATTACGCGGGTGGTGAAATAATTGCT
This genomic stretch from Coccinella septempunctata chromosome 7, icCocSept1.1, whole genome shotgun sequence harbors:
- the LOC123317213 gene encoding SUN domain-containing protein 3-like, which codes for MVALLSDNITNKLEYFFRKKYWSLSMNVNPSDLLPTQPNHTYGSKLTPFGLFKNVLLCFVVLGGLYIIVDKVTDEHTMKIERKSMEKDECEDVEDHLGHKKFSENMLNVEREALSANALSSIKSDVASLKSQVMNLWNNMNGVPSTCEIPEIENKIRHAILESDVVDSKIKKALDTYDADKLALYDYAADYAGGEIIAIPETTPYPTSKIMQLFGFFKLTYSSSPNEIIKPSTIPGDCFRFYGSKAKIILRLGKKIPVGSVTMEHSPLLEDHSDAPKDFKVFGLTDSENGKKILLGTYTFNIQKHDSSIQNFPISSSIFSNNDFEYVELEILSNHGNERFTSIYRFRVHAGKTKE